One genomic window of Nasonia vitripennis strain AsymCx chromosome 1 unlocalized genomic scaffold, Nvit_psr_1.1 chr1_random0013, whole genome shotgun sequence includes the following:
- the LOC100379134 gene encoding proton-gated ion channel subunit pbo-6 — protein MCVPKMKYSVNCHPDYTEYPYDVQICTIELASWAHSTDEIDLMMAPKRVLSFTSRSLERDVLYYDHFIDTSKFKINENLETRIYGLILIIARRAENMHIVFVVPGFVLMALALCALWLDCHSNERIIVSSISFICHLICIQRVYWSIPHNGNIAPSLLRYYESSFLIMAFVMVLTVLLRELHALKSPAPEWLSATTSSILRSKVGQLLLLSILDPKASAFLEISADDNNELVDGDGEDRSKSESNTSTWSYVALIIGWVAFVLIFFAYIVMLSMYLPYKPNYDADYYRKLNSEK, from the exons ATGTGCGTGCCAAAAATGAAATACAGTGTGAATTGTCATCCAGATTATACGGAGTATCCGTACGACGTGCAAATTTGCACTATAGAATTGGCCTCGTGGGCGCATAGTACTGATGAAATCGACCTAATGATGGCACCCAAG CGAGTGTTGTCATTCACGAGCCGCAGCTTGGAAAGGGATGTTTTGTATTACGATCACTTCATTGACACAagcaaatttaaaataaacgaGAATCTCGAGACACGAATATACGGCCTCATCCTAATCATAGCAAGGCGAGCCGAAAATATGCACATAGTGTTCGTTGTTCCGGGTTTTG ttttaatgGCATTGGCGCTGTGCGCACTGTGGCTGGATTGTCATTCTAATGAACGAATTATAGTATCTAGCATAAGTTTCATTTGCCATCTGATATGTATACAACGTGTCTATTGGAGCATTCCACACAATGGCAATATCGCACCAAGTCTTT TACGTTACTACGAGAGTTCCTTCCTGATAATGGCCTTCGTCATGGTCCTGACAGTGCTGCTGCGCGAGCTCCACGCTCTCAAGTCTCCGGCACCCGAGTGGTTGTCCGCGACGACGTCCTCGATTCTGCGGAGCAAAGTCGGCCAGCTGCTGCTCCTGAGTATCCTCGACCCCAAGGCCTCTGCCTTCCTCGAGATTTCGGCCGACGACAATAACGAACTCGTCGACGGTGACGGCGAGGACAGATCCAAATCCGAGTCCAACACCAGCACCTGGAGCTACGTTGCTCTAATCATCGGATGGGTCGCCTTTGTCCTGATATTCTTCGCCTACATCGTCATGTTGTCGATGTACCTGCCATATAAGCCGAACTATGATGCGGACTACTACCGCAAACTTAACTCAGAGAAATAG
- the nAChRb3 gene encoding nicotinic acetylcholine receptor beta 3 subunit isoform X1 has protein sequence MKLNNELNDVMSSIRLYCTPYILGAVIGNRRLARIWGFKFHGAYYLFERITSESVDGFATTPVERLKLSRLLRALKSSKMPYRNRRIVILLLLCLTFSASVVQCYKLAELCKDLSSKSVEHRLKTHLFCDYDEDVRPQIGAKGNATNVGLMFMPRFISFDDASNVFEMHSWSIMNWTDPHLTWNPEDFEGLDTIQVPSDSLWTPDIAVHNTHDASKGKPGIAKTNCGLSHDGHVTCVPAVKYSTNCLPDFTDYPYDLQVCTIDLASWAYSTDEIQLLMLRKPVTSDLSPGQEWDVLYSNSYVLNESFKMNQNLSARVYYLFFIMGRRAENMHVLLIAPAFVLMVLTLCALWMDCHSNERMIVSSISFICHLVCIQHVYWKIPHNGNDAPNLLRYYESSFLIMAFVMVLTVLLRELHTLKSPAPEWLSSTTSSILRSKVGQLLLLSILDPKASAFLEISADDNDDLVDTDTDNRPKPEPNTSTWSYVALMIGWLAFVLTFFTYIVMLPMYLPYKSTYDPAIFSNK, from the exons atgaaactcAATAATGAATTGAACGATGTTATGTCATCGATACGATTATACTGTACACCATACATTTTAGGGGCGGTAATAGGCAACAGGCGTCTCGCGCGCATCTGGGGTTTCAAGTTTCACGGGGCGTATTATCTTTTTGAGCGCATCACCTCGGAATCCGTCGATGGCTTTGCGACAACGCCAGTCGAGCGGCTCAAGCTTTCGCGACTCCTCCGCGCTCTGAAGTCAAGTAAAATGCCTTATCGAAACCGTCGGATCGTCATTTTGCTCCTTCTCTGTCTGACTTTTAGTGCGAGTGTCGTGCAGTGCTACAAACTCGCAGAACTCTGCAAGGACCTATCGAGCAAATCCGTGGAGCATCGGCTAAAGACGCACCTGTTCTGCGATTACGACGAGGATGTGCGTCCGCAAATTGGAGCCAAAGGCAACGCTACCAACGTTGGTTTGATGTTCATGCCAAGGTTCATTTCATTC GACGACGCAAGCAATGTTTTCGAAATGCACTCCTGGTCAATTATG aatTGGACCGATCCTCACTTGACATGGAATCCAGAGGACTTTGAAGGTCTCGATACCATACAGGTGCCCAGCGATTCACTCTGGACTCCGGACATAGCAGTCCACAACAC GCACGATGCCAGTAAGGGCAAACCTGGTATAGCCAAAACCAACTGCGGTCTCTCGCACGACGGCCATGTCACATGCGTACCAGCGGTGAAATACAGCACAAATTGTCTGCCTGACTTCACGGACTATCCGTACGATCTGCAAGTTTGTACTATCGACTTGGCCTCGTGGGCCTACAGCACCGATGAGATCCAGCTACTCATGTTGCGCAAG CCAGTAACGTCGGATTTAAGCCCAGGTCAGGAATGGGATGTTTTGTATTCCAATTCCTACGTGTTGAATGAGAGTTTCAAAATGAACCAGAATCTCAGTGCACGAGTTTACtatctttttttcattatgGGTAGACGCGCGGAAAATATGCACGTATTGTTAATTGCTCCTGCTTTCG TTTTAATGGTGTTGACGCTGTGCGCGCTGTGGATGGATTGCCATTCCAATGAACGAATGATAGTGTCCAGCATAAGCTTTATTTGTCACCTGGTGTGCATACAACATGTCTATTGGAAAATTCCACACAACGGCAATGATGCCCCAAATCTTT TACGTTACTACGAGAGTTCCTTCCTGATAATGGCCTTCGTCATGGTCCTGACAGTGCTGCTGCGCGAGCTCCACACTCTCAAGTCTCCGGCACCCGAGTGGCTGTCCTCTACAACGTCCTCGATTCTGCGGAGCAAAGTCGGCCAGCTGCTGCTCCTGAGTATCCTCGATCCCAAGGCCTCGGCCTTCCTAGAGATTTCGgccgacgacaacgacgacctTGTCGACACTGACACCGATAACAGACCAAAACCCGAACCCAACACCAGCACCTGGAGCTATGTTGCTCTGATGATCGGATGGCTCGCCTTCGTCCTGACATTCTTCACCTACATCGTTATGCTGCCGATGTACCTACCGTACAAGTCCACATACGATCCGGcaattttttcgaataaatAA
- the nAChRb3 gene encoding nicotinic acetylcholine receptor beta 3 subunit precursor — MPYRNRRIVILLLLCLTFSASVVQCYKLAELCKDLSSKSVEHRLKTHLFCDYDEDVRPQIGAKGNATNVGLMFMPRFISFDDASNVFEMHSWSIMNWTDPHLTWNPEDFEGLDTIQVPSDSLWTPDIAVHNTHDASKGKPGIAKTNCGLSHDGHVTCVPAVKYSTNCLPDFTDYPYDLQVCTIDLASWAYSTDEIQLLMLRKPVTSDLSPGQEWDVLYSNSYVLNESFKMNQNLSARVYYLFFIMGRRAENMHVLLIAPAFVLMVLTLCALWMDCHSNERMIVSSISFICHLVCIQHVYWKIPHNGNDAPNLLRYYESSFLIMAFVMVLTVLLVDTDTDNRPKPEPNTSTWSYVALMIGWLAFVLTFFTYIVMLPMYLPYKSTYDPAIFSNK; from the exons ATGCCTTATCGAAACCGTCGGATCGTCATTTTGCTCCTTCTCTGTCTGACTTTTAGTGCGAGTGTCGTGCAGTGCTACAAACTCGCAGAACTCTGCAAGGACCTATCGAGCAAATCCGTGGAGCATCGGCTAAAGACGCACCTGTTCTGCGATTACGACGAGGATGTGCGTCCGCAAATTGGAGCCAAAGGCAACGCTACCAACGTTGGTTTGATGTTCATGCCAAGGTTCATTTCATTC GACGACGCAAGCAATGTTTTCGAAATGCACTCCTGGTCAATTATG aatTGGACCGATCCTCACTTGACATGGAATCCAGAGGACTTTGAAGGTCTCGATACCATACAGGTGCCCAGCGATTCACTCTGGACTCCGGACATAGCAGTCCACAACAC GCACGATGCCAGTAAGGGCAAACCTGGTATAGCCAAAACCAACTGCGGTCTCTCGCACGACGGCCATGTCACATGCGTACCAGCGGTGAAATACAGCACAAATTGTCTGCCTGACTTCACGGACTATCCGTACGATCTGCAAGTTTGTACTATCGACTTGGCCTCGTGGGCCTACAGCACCGATGAGATCCAGCTACTCATGTTGCGCAAG CCAGTAACGTCGGATTTAAGCCCAGGTCAGGAATGGGATGTTTTGTATTCCAATTCCTACGTGTTGAATGAGAGTTTCAAAATGAACCAGAATCTCAGTGCACGAGTTTACtatctttttttcattatgGGTAGACGCGCGGAAAATATGCACGTATTGTTAATTGCTCCTGCTTTCG TTTTAATGGTGTTGACGCTGTGCGCGCTGTGGATGGATTGCCATTCCAATGAACGAATGATAGTGTCCAGCATAAGCTTTATTTGTCACCTGGTGTGCATACAACATGTCTATTGGAAAATTCCACACAACGGCAATGATGCCCCAAATCTTT TACGTTACTACGAGAGTTCCTTCCTGATAATGGCCTTCGTCATGGTCCTGACAGTGCTGCTG GTCGACACTGACACCGATAACAGACCAAAACCCGAACCCAACACCAGCACCTGGAGCTATGTTGCTCTGATGATCGGATGGCTCGCCTTCGTCCTGACATTCTTCACCTACATCGTTATGCTGCCGATGTACCTACCGTACAAGTCCACATACGATCCGGcaattttttcgaataaatAA
- the LOC100114115 gene encoding neuralized-like protein 2 — MSESAKKVKTRFHPSHGENIVLYDDNTVAFRKASFANALVFSEEPLQPGEIFLLEIEKDERGWSGHMRIGLTQMDPVNIDKAKMPTYDAALPNLMKMGSSWVFAMTETCNIWDSFEGIAGTGYGEGIPEKEKRLMTDGINVQTSRGIIPYSALRPNIVGSSQNILPTDTGSRIGVMYVPQAGSDKAEMHFIINGEDQGVFGRDIPYKAGPLHAVVDVYGTTKQVRIVQLYGASLTLQSACRNAILQYTKRTAVDSLPLPNMLKKYLLYQSQ; from the exons ATGTCTGAAAGTGCAAAGAAGGTGAAAACAAGGTTTCATCCAAGTCACGGAGAGAACATTGTTCTCTATGATGACAACACAGTGGCGTTTCGCAAAGCAAGCTTTGCCAATGCGCTCGTGTTTAGTGAAGAACCTCTTCAGCCTGGTGAAATATTCTTGTTGGAAATAGAAAAGGACGAGAGAGGATGGAGTGGACACATGAGAATAGGCTTGACGCAGATGGATCCTGTAAACATAGATAAGGCAAAGATGCCAACTTATGATGCAGCTCTGCCAAATTTGATGAAAATGGGCTCTAGTTGGGTTTTCGCAATGACTGAAACTTGCAATATTTGGGATAGTTTTGAAGGCATTGCGGGAACAGGATATG GTGAAGGTATTcctgaaaaagagaaaagactAATGACGGACGGTATCAATGTTCAGACTTCCAGAGGAATAATACCATACAGTGCTTTGAGGCCGAATATTGTTGGGTCTTCTCAAAATATTTTACCAACTGATACTGGTAGTAGAATAGGTGTTATGTATGTACCACAGGCAGGTTCAGATAAAgcagaaatgcattttattatcaatggTGAAGACCAAGGTGTATTTGGGAGAGATATTCCATACAAAGCAGGACCTTTGCATGCTGTTGTCGATGTTTATGGAACTACAAAGCAAGTTAGAATTGTACAACTATATGGTG CTTCACTGACACTGCAGAGTGCATGTAGAAATGCTATATTACAATATACGAAGAGGACTGCTGTTGATTCTCTACCTCTGCCAAACATGTTAAAAAAGTATCTTCTTTATCAGTCGCAGTGA